From Pectinophora gossypiella chromosome 16, ilPecGoss1.1, whole genome shotgun sequence, one genomic window encodes:
- the LOC126373996 gene encoding glyoxylate reductase/hydroxypyruvate reductase, which produces MIYKGIVSGLCRCRGLDVISRTMSSASRPQVFVSRSDMPECGIKLLKKECDVKLWSDASPVPRAEFLKSVAGVNGIFCSLTDKIDKEILDAAGPNLKVVSTISVGYDHIDVSECTKRGIRIGYTPDVLTDATAELTVALLLTTSRRLPEAQHEAKSGGWVSWAPTWMTGPGLAGSTVGIVGFGRIGQAVARRVKAFSTKKILYVNRSERPEAKETGAIKVNFDELLTQSDFVICCAALVPETKAMFNKEAFGKMKRSAVFVNTSRGGTVDQDALIEALQNNTIWAAGLDVTTPEPLPLDSPLFKLKNCVILPHIGSATIEARNIMSELTAKNILAAINGKEMPAELKV; this is translated from the exons ATGATTTATAAGGGGATTGTGAGTGGATTGTGCCGCTGTCGTGGTTTAGACGTGATCTCGAGGACTATGAGCAGTGCAAGCAGGCCCCAGGTGTTCGTGTCACGGTCTGACATGCCCGAATGTGGCATCAAACTGCTGAAAAAAGA ATGTGATGTTAAACTGTGGAGTGACGCATCTCCCGTGCCCAGAGCGGAGTTCCTGAAATCAGTTGCTGGTGTCAACGGCATCTTCTGTTCACTCACCGACAAGATAGACAAAGAAATATTAGATGCGGCAGGACCTAATCTCAAAGTTGTTTCGACTATTTCAGTTGGTTACGATCACATTGATGTATCAGAGTGTACGAAGAGAGGAATAAGGATTGGTTATACTCCGGATGTCTTAACCGATGCCACCGCTGAACTTACT gTTGCATTACTACTGACGACATCACGGCGCCTACCAGAAGCTCAGCATGAAGCCAAGTCTGGAGGCTGGGTATCCTGGGCCCCAACATGGATGACAGGCCCAGGGCTCGCAGGTTCCACTGTAGGCATCGTCGGCTTTGGCAGGATAGGCCAAGCAGTCGCCAGACGCGTAAAGGCTTTTAgtacaaagaaaatattatacgTGAACCGTAGCGAACGCCCTGAGGCTAAAGAAACCGGTGCCATCAAAGTAAATTTTGATGAACTTCTAACTCAGAGCGATTTTGTCATATGCTGTGCGGCTTTAGTCCCAGAAACGAAGGCCATGTTCAACAAAGAAGCTTTTGGAAAGATGAAACGGTCCGCTGTTTTCGTGAATACTAGCAGAGGAGGCACTGTAGATCAAGATGCTTTGATAGAAGCACTGCAGAATAACACAATATGGGCTGCTGGCTTGGATGTGACTACACCAGAGCCATTGCCTTTAGACAGTCCATTGTTTAAGCTGAAAAATTGTGTCATCCTGCCTCATATAGGCAGTGCCACGATTGAAGCTAGAAACATTATGAGTGAACTAACAGCTAAGAATATACTAGCAGCAATAAATGGCAAAGAAATGCCTGCTGAACTAAAAGTATGA
- the LOC126374007 gene encoding thioredoxin domain-containing protein 15 codes for MYLRLRSNLFFVILLTISLAKVTTQFDVQEDPEPAPQEVDNDEPNVDESESLLSNVVSDVNKTLTSLYNHVTSANITAENATQAANETRKLVKCKDIVYEDIEIEPSVEIINGSRLNKMLQIKPDITSRDMEADCVLVLFYARACPFSAHAAPHFNALARSYPNVKMVALDALKYHGINALYGIVGVPTLKMFHNGRPVGKFNGTEYNIHSFSKFVHAITGQNPQGLLVTSKDFQGPVSSVVEKETDYFLILSWLFIIVCSVYYFMQSKWWRMIVEMVQNNWRESEAQHEHND; via the exons ATGTACTTACGACTTCGAAGTAATTTGTTCTTCGTTATATTATTAACAATCA GTCTAGCGAAGGTCACGACACAATTTGATGTACAAGAGGACCCCGAGCCAGCTCCTCAGGAAGTCGATAATGACGAGCCAAATGTGGATGAGTCAGAATCTTTACTTTCTAATGTAGTTTCTGATGTTAACAAAACCCTTACCAGTTTATACAACCATGTTACCTCAGCCAATATTACAGCCGAGAACGCTACACAGGCCGCTAACGAGACTCGGAAACTCGTTAAATGTAAAGATATTGTTTATGAAGACATAGAGATAGAACCTTCAGTGGAAATCATCAATGGAAGTAGGCTAAATAAGATGCTACAAATCAAACCAGACATTACTAGCCGCGACATGGAGGCTGATTGTGTGCTTGTCTTATTTTATGCTAGAGCATGTCCATTTAGTGCTCATGCTGCACCACACTTCAATGCCCTTGCAAGATCCTATCCTAATGTAAAAATGGTAGCACTAGATGCTTTAAAATACCACGGAATCAATGCACTATATGGTATAGTTGGTGTGCCAACATTAAAAATGTTCCACAATGGCAGGCCGGTTGGTAAATTCAACGGAACGGAATataacattcattcattcagcaAATTCGTCCATGCAATTACTGGACAGAATCCTCAAGGATTATTGGTGACGTCTAAAGACTTCCAAGGACCCGTTTCCAGTGTTGTTGAGAAGGAAACTGACTATTTCTTAATCTTGTCGTGGCTTTTCATTATTGTATGTTCAGTGTATTATTTTATGCAGTCTAAATGGTGGCGGATGATCGTGGAAATGGTACAGAATAACTGGAGAGAGTCTGAGGCTCAACATGAACATAATGATTag